Proteins from one Bombus affinis isolate iyBomAffi1 chromosome 1, iyBomAffi1.2, whole genome shotgun sequence genomic window:
- the LOC126918612 gene encoding pyruvate dehydrogenase [acetyl-transferring]-phosphatase 1, mitochondrial, with product MVLQNVGSNLIKTVSNVCIRHNEWSSNKCAHRLYMALPRLTPQEVTAILQANEYTKEFDGENSIKYYDSNQLASNNPMEDTRSEAQCLLTKGILLGVFDGHGGRTCAQIISKRLFHYISACLLPTKLLKQYLNTVNSSNKLELLQMFNDKVEFVSEIRDLYQASFLAFVKDLIEVGCTKEFQMETALENAFLRLDNDLSNEALLNLGKSSAAITLDVATSGAVAAVAHIDGPHLHVTGVGDCQAVLGILSENNDWSAKLMTVEHNTDNRAEVERILSEHPLNEKSTVIKLERLLGQLAPLRSLGDFRYKWSKQILEKVVVPHFGETAIPPNYYTPPYLTAKPEVRYHRLTPRDKFLIIASDGLWDLMSPLQAVRLVGEHMSGKVTLNPLKLPRKNMKLSEIHKMLLQRKEGLKKKPLDSNAATHLLRNALGGTEYGIDHVKLSQLLTLPGEVVRIFRDDITITVVYMNSEFLRHCPP from the exons ATGGTTTTACAAAACGTTGGcagtaatttaattaaaactgtCAGTAATGTATGCATTAGACATAATGAATGGAGTAGTAACAAATGTGCTCACAGATTATATATGGCATTGCCACGGCTTACACCACAAGAG gttacAGCAATTTTGCAAGCTAATGAATATACCAAAGAATTTGATGGTGAAAACTCTATAAAATATTACGATTCAAATCAGTTGGCATCCAATAATCCTATGGAAGATACTCGATCAGAGGCTCAATGTTTACTTACAAAAG GAATATTGTTAGGTGTGTTTGATGGTCATGGAGGTCGTACATGTGCACAAATTATCTCAAAGAGACTTTTTCATTATATATCAGCATGTTTGTTGCCCACAAAATTACTAAAACAGTATCTCAACACAGTTAACTCCAGCAATAAATTAGAACTTCTTCAAATGTTCAATGATAAAGTGGAATTTGTTTCTGAAATTAGAGATCTTTATCAAGCAAGTTTTTTAGCTTTTGTCAAGGACTTAATAGAAGTGGGATGTACAAAAGAATTTCAAATGGAAACAGCTTTAGAGAATGCATTTCTCAGATTAGATAATGATTTGTCGAACGAAGCACTTTTAAATTTAGGTAAAAGCAGTGCTGCTATAACTCTTGATGTTGCAACGTCTGGTGCTGTAGCAGCTGTTGCACACATAGATGGTCCACATCTTCATGTCACTGGAGTGGGTGATTGCCAAGCAGTACTCggcatactttctg AAAATAATGATTGGTCTGCAAAATTAATGACCGTCGAACATAATACCGACAATCGTGCAGAAGTCGAAAGAATTCTATCAGAGCATCCATTGAACGAAAAATCAACTGTAATTAAATTGGAACGACTACTTGGACAATTAGCGCCCCTTCGTTCGTTAGGTGATTTTCGCTACAAATGGAGCAAACAAATCTTAGAGAAAGTAGTGGTGCCACATTTCGGTGAAACAGCAATTCCACCGAATTATTATACTCCTCCATACTTGACGGCGAAACCAGAAGTTAGATATCATAGATTAACACCAAGAGATAAATTTCTTATAATAGCTAGCGATGGTCTATGGGATTTAATGTCACCCTTACAAGCTGTACGTTTAGTAGGTGAGCATATGAGTGGAAAAGTAACATTAAATCCATTGAAGCTGCCccgtaaaaatatgaaattatcaGAAATACATAAAATGTTGTTGCAACGTAAAGAAGGCTTGAAAAAGAAACCTCTCGATAGTAATGCAGCGACACATTTATTGAGAAACGCACTCGGTGGTACGGAATACGGAATCGATCATGTTAAATTGTCACAATTATTGACACTACCAGGGGAAGTTGTACGAATATTTCGCGACGATATTACAATAACAGTGGTTTATATGAACTCTGAATTTTTAAGACACTGCCCTCCGTGA
- the LOC126918620 gene encoding vacuolar protein sorting-associated protein 4 yields the protein MASSTILQKAIDLVTRATEEDRNKNYEEALRLYEHAVEYFLHSIKYEAQGDRAKESIRAKCTQYLERAEKLKAYLKKSKKKPVKAGEDNSKTEDKKSDSGDSDTDSDPEKKKLQSKLEGAIIIEKPDVKWSDVAGLDGAKEALKEAVILPIRFPHLFTGKRIPWKGILLFGPPGTGKSYLAKAVATEANNSTFFSVSSSDLVSKWLGESEKLVKNLFELARQHKPSIIFIDEVDSLCSSRSDNESESARRIKTEFLVQMQGVGSDNDGILVLGATNIPWVLDSAIRRRFEKRIYIALPDEQARVIMFKLHLGSTSHCLTEENFKKLAAATDGYSGADISIIVRDALMQPVRLVQTATHFKRVRGPSPKDPSIIVDDLLTPCSPGDPAAIEMNWMEVEGDKLYEPPVTMKDMLKSLATTRPTVNEEDMAKLEKFKEDFGQEG from the exons ATGGCTTCAAGTACAATATTGCAG AAAGCTATAGATCTGGTGACTAGAGCTACTGAAGAAgatcgtaataaaaattatgagGAAGCACTTAGGTTGTACGAACATGCTGTTGAATATTTTCTACATTCTATTAAAT ATGAAGCACAAGGTGACAGAGCTAAGGAGAGTATAAGAGCGAAATGTACGCAGTATTTGGAAAGAGCTGAAAAATTAAAGGCATATTTGAAAAAAAGTAAGAAGAAACCTGTAAAAGCTGGTGAAGATAATTCTAAAACTGAGGATAAGAAGAGCGATAGTGGAGACAGTGATACAGATAGTGATCCTGAAAAGAAGAAACTTCAAAGCAAACTGGAAGGTGCGATAATTATTGAAAAACCAGATGTTAAGTGGAGCGATGTTGCTGGTCTTGATGGAGCCAAGGAAGCTTTAAAGGAAGCTGTTATTTTGCCAATACGTTTTCCCCATCTGTTTACTGGAAAACGGATACCATGGAAGGGTATCTTATTATTTGGG CCACCAGGTACGGGTAAATCCTATCTAGCAAAGGCTGTTGCAACTGAAGCCAATAATTCAACGTTCTTCTCTGTGTCATCCTCGGACTTGGTAAGCAAATGGCTTGGAGAATCTGAAAAACTTGTCAAAAATTTGTTTGAATTAGCTCGTCAACACAAACCCAGTATCATATTTATCGACGAGGTGGATTCACTCTGCTCGTCACGTTCCGACAATGAATCCGAATCTgcaagaagaataaaaacagaATTTTTAGTTCAGATGCAAG GTGTCGGATCAGATAATGACGGTATACTAGTATTGGGAGCTACTAATATACCATGGGTGTTAGATTCTGCTATTAGAAGAAGATTTGAGAAGAGGATTTACATTGCCTTACCAGATGAACAAGCTCGTGTTATAATGTTCAAACTTCATTTAGGAAGTACTTCTCATTGTCTAACAGAAGAAAACTTTAAAAAATTAGCAGCTGCCACTGATGGTTATTCTGGAGCTGATATAAGTATTATCGTACGAGATGCTCTTATGCAGCCAGTTAGACTAGTTCAAACTGCAACACATTTCAAGCGTGTAAGAGGACCATCACCAAAAGATCCTTCTATTATTGTGGATGATTTATTGACACCATGTTCACCGGGAGATCCAGCCGCTATTGAAATGAACTGGATGGAAGTTGAGGGTGATAAATTGTATGAACCACCTGTAACTATG AAAGACATGTTAAAATCATTAGCGACTACCCGTCCCACAGTGAATGAAGAAGATATggctaaattagaaaaatttaaagaagatTTTGGTCAAGAAGGTTGA